The window TCCGGAAGCAATCCGCGCCATCTGCGACCGTGCCACCGACATCGCCTCGCCCGAGACGGCCATCGGGATGATGGCGCTCGGCCGTGAGATTGCCCGCCGCCCGGCCGACTCCACTCCGTACCAGCACCGCGACGCAGAGTGGTTCGTGGTCATCCAAGCCCGCTGGCGCGAAGCCGACGAGGACGGGACCCACACCGGATGGGCACGGGGACTGTTCGAGGACCTCGCGCCGCACGCGACCGGTGGTGTGTACCTCAACGCCACCAGTCTCGACGAGGACGAGACGGGCGTCCGCGACGCTTTCGGGGCGGACACGTACGAGCGTCTCGTGACGGTGAAAACTGAATGGGACCCAGAAAACGTGTTCCACCTTAATCCGAACGTGCGGCCAGAAGCCTGATGGAAATCGTGTTCATCACGTTCGAGTCGGAACTGCGTCTCGAGGAGGTCGAGGCCCGATTTCGAGCGCGGACCCGGCAGTTCCGCGACATGGGTGGACTCCTGCAGAAGTTCTACGTTCACGACGAGCAGCGTGGACGGAATGGGGGAATCTACGTCTTCGACTCCGAAGCGTCTCGCGACGCGTTGTTCGAGTCGGAGATTCACGCCAACCTCCGAGACGCACCCGATGTACACGACCTCGACATCGTGACGTTCCACGTGTTGTTCCCGCTCTACGAGTTCGGCGACGTTTCGACGCCCACAGACACTCAGCCGTAGCCACGATGTGTCGACAGCGCAGTTTCGTCCGACCGTCAGTTACTGGGTGCTTTTCGATAGCGTTTCCGTGAACTCACTTACTGCTGTGTCGCTTCGGGAGACTGGTCCGAGTCGGTACCGAGGCGAATCGGTTCGGCCGCGACCCCTTGTTCGCGGTACCACTCGACCGTCTCTTCGATAGCCGTTTCGAGTGGCGTCGCCGTCACCGCATCGCCGAACGCGTCTCTGAACTTCGAGTCGTCAACGATGAACGGCGCTTCGAACGAGTACCGCTGTTCGCTGAGTTCCTTCAGCGGCGAACTCACGTAACTACCGAGCGTCAACACGAGTCCCGAGGCGGCGACGATGTGTGGGAATCCCGGGTCGGCCCCCGCGGCGTCGTAGACGAAGTCGACGAAGCGGCGGGTCGAAACAGTCTCCGGGTTCGGCACGTGCCACGCCTCGCCGAGTGCTTCGTCACGCTCGCCGAGGAGGACCAGCGCACGTGCGAAGTCCGGGACGTAGGTGTACGTGTGGGGGTATTTCGGGGTCCCGAAGACCATCGCACGCTTGCCAGCGACGGCGGCACCGAACACCTGTTCGCCGACGGCAGACTCGCGGACTCGCGGGCCGAAGAAGTCGCTCGCCCGGCCGATGGTCGCCTCGATTCGCCCCTCGTCGTGGGCGTCGAGGACCATCCGGGCGCACGCCGCGCGCGTTCGTCCCTTCGGGCCTGTGGCCGCGTACGGCAGGTCTTCGGTGAGTCGGGCGTCTACCTCGCCGTACATGTAGAGGTTCTCCGCGACGACCAACCGTGCGTCGGCGGCCTCCACACCTTCGACGATGCCACGAGTCAGGTCGGGGAACAGTTCCGGCCACGAGTCGTAGGGAGGTTGCGCGCACTGGTAGACCACGTCCGCGTCGGCGAACGCTTCGGCCGCAACGGTCGGGTCTGAGACGTCGACTCTGCGGTGTTCGACGCCCTCGGGGAGCGTGTGTTTCACGTGTCGTGTGACGACGACGACGTCCTCGTCGCGTTCACGGAGGTGTTCTGCGACTGCCAGTCCGACTGGACCCGCCCCGACAACGAGGTGTTTTGTCATGCTACTCACTACGCGAAGTAGCGACAAAGCCGTGTCTAGGGTTCCGTCTGGCCGAGACGACTCGTAGGGTTTATCCATACTGCCGAGGTAGTTCGCGGTACTATGGCCGACAAGAAGGCACGATCTGTTGGAAGTGCCGGGCGCTTCGGTGCACGGTACGGCCGTGTCGCCCGCCGCCGCGTCAAGGAAATCGAAGCAGAGATGCGCAATGCGAAAGTCGACGGCGACGACGTCACCCGCGTCGGAACCGGAATCTGGAAGAACGAGAAGACTGGCGAAGTCTTCACCGGCGGTACCTACCGTCCCCAGACCCCGGCAGGTAAGCAGGTTCGTCGTTCCATCCGCGCTGCACTGACTGGCGATTCCGAATAACCTCGAGTTAGCCTCGATTCCTCACATCTTACAATGAGCTACAAGTGTTCCCGGTGCAAGCGCGACGTCGAACTGGACGAGTTCGGTGGCGTTCGTTGCCCGTACTGTGGGCACCGCGTCCTGCTGAAGGAGCGGTCCCCCAACGTGAAAGAAGTCAACGTCGAGTAACGTGCGCTCAGCGCACAGCGCTTCTCTCGAGTTCGACTACCCCGACGAGCGGCGCGCACACGTCGTCGAGCGGAGCGTCGCCGTCGAAGTCGGCGAGATAGACGACGCCCGGTCGAGCGCGCGTGTCCACCGCGAGGGGCGGACTGTCGTCGTCACCGTCGACGCCGGAGACGTCGTGGCACTCCGCGCCGGCGTGAACACGTGGATTCGCCTCGTCGAGACCGCAGAGGCCGTCGCAGCGGCGAGCGAGAGTCGTTCACAATCTGCGTAGGAGACCGCGGGTGTTTTAGGGCCGGCGTCCCGTCCGTTCGGGTATGCAGGGAAGTCTGCCGCCGGAAGCCCAAGAGAAGCTCGAAGAACTGCAGAACCTTCAGGAGACCGCGCAGAACGTCTCCGAGCAGAAGCAGTCTTCCGAGACGGCGCTCAACGAAGCCAAGACGGCCCTCGAGACGCTCGAGGACGTCGACGCTGACTCCACGATGTACCGCGAAGTCGGAGAACTCCTCATCGAGACGGACTACGAAGCGGCGCAGGAAGACCTCGAAGAGAAGGTCGAGAGCCTCGAAGTCCGCGTCGAGCAGCTGACGAAGCAGGAGTCGCGTGTCCAAGAGAAGTTCGAGAGTCTGCAGGAAGAACTCCAGCAGATGCTCCAAGGCGGCGGTGCCGGCCCGATGGGCCCCGGCGGCGCATAAATGCCAGAGCCGACGGACGAAGAAGTGGTCCAGACCGCCGCGGAAGCGGCCGAGGGCCTCATCTTCGCCCGGTTCAAGCAGTCGCGCGTCACTGACTTCGACGTCACTGTGACGTTCGAAGACGGCGTACTCGACGTGGACGTGTACATCAACGCGCCCGACGACGCCGAAAACGCCGAGGCGGTCGCCGACGAGGCGGCCCGAACGGCACAGGAAGCCGTGGACGAACTGTTCGCGGCCGCTGACGACGAGTAGGGTTGTTTTCGCGGGAACCCCCCGCACTCGCTTCACACCGTGAGCGGTGCATTGGTCGTCACCGACGCCACGGCAGGTGGCCAGTCGTCTCTCTGCGTGACGCGTTGCCACCAAACTGTGCAATCATCATATCGTTTCGGCACGCCACTACGGAAACCGAAACCAGCACGGGGCCAAACTGTACAATCGCCCGGTACAATTATCACGATATATGGTGTATGTTACCTCATGTCAATAAGACGTACCCCGAGAGGGACGACTGCGTTGGACCGACTGCGAGAACGCTACACCGACGTCGAGCGAGTCTGTTCGAAGTGCGGACACGTCGATACAGACGGTGGGTGGTCGGCAAAGACAACCGGTTCGACCGTCCTCTATCGACACATCTGTCCGAGTTGTGGTGCCATCGAGACGCGAACGCTCTCGCTGAAGTAAGTGCGGCGGGGCGTTTTCTCGTCGTCCGAGTTCACTCGGTGAGTGGCGACGGTGTCGGAGAAAGCGGGAGACGCAGGGTGGGCAAGGCGCCTTACGCGAGGAAGAACACGAGTAAACTGACCGCCATCGACGCGAGGATAACCGCCAGTGCCAGCGCCCCACCCATCGAGACGACGGCGTTCGCGTGACTCGCGAGCGTCTCGGTCCGGTCGTTGCCGAAGATGGTCACTTCGGCACGCTGGGTGGCCATCCCCGCAGTGACGGGTTCTTGGTCTGCAACTGCCGTCTCGACGAGGTCCGTAATCGTCGCGAGCAGTTCGTCGTGGTCGATGGCCGCCCCGACCTGATTCTCGGCTTCGACGGTGTTGACGATGTGCGTGTCCGTCGTCATCACTTCCGCGACGTCCGCCAGCGCATTCGGGCCGTTCGTCAGGTCGTCGACGATGTAGTCGCGCAGGCCGGGTTCCATGTTGTTCCCGTCGATGAGGACGTACGCGGTCACCTGACCGTTTACCTCGGTCACCGCCACGCGGATTCCCAGCGGGCCGATACCCTCTCGCGGCACCCACTCGGTCTGTTCCCACGCAGTCCCGAGTGTGAGTGCTCCGCGAGACGACGCGCCGAGGTGCTCGCCCGCGAGACCCGCGGCCGATATCATGTCGAACGAGCGTTTGCTACCGGGGGTGACGTGGCCGAGGTCCGGGCCTTGCAGTCCGTTGTTACAGTTGTGAGCGTCCACGAGGAGGACGTTTTCGAGGCCCGTCGTTCTCGCCTCGGCGGCGGCCGAGAGGCCGACGGCGTACTCCACGTCGTCCGCGAACATAGGTGCGTACGTGGAGACGAGTACGGCATCGTCGCCGAAGCTTTGGCCGAGCATCTTGGCATCGCCGGATTCGACACGGACGCTCTCGGTTGCTTCGCCCGTGTACTCGATGTCCTCGTAGGCGGCGTCGGCGGCGTCGAGGACGACGTCGACTTCGCGCTCGGTCACGAGGTTGAAGTCGTGGCCGGCGGTTGCGTGCGGCGGGAACGCGAGGCCTTCGGCACGTCGGGCGACCCGTTCGGGGAAGTTGCCGCCGCCGATTTCGCCCATCGGGCCGGGGTGAATCATCGGCAGGACGAATCGGGCTTTCTCGGTGCCGTCGTCTCGGCGGAACGAGAGGACGGTCACGGGGACGATTGCCTCTTGGCCGAGTTGCTCGAAGAAGTCCTCCAGTTCGCGAGTCCCCTCGGCGACGTGGCCGATGAACCCGCGGATGAAGTCGAGGACCGACACGCCGAGGCTCCGACGCCACGGTCGGTCGACGATGCGGAGGAAGGCGTAGACGCCCAGCGAGTAGATGACGCAGGTAATCGCCAACAGTTGGAAGTGAGTGAGCGCGATTGCCGAGAGTTCGGGCGGCGCTCTGTCGGGGCGGGCGAGGTAGGGCAACAGGTACGCGTCGAGGATGGGACCACCCACCTCGAAGAATCGGAGCGTCCCGCTGTAGACGAACAGTAACGCCGCGGCCGTGAGCGTCTGGATGCTCGCTGGAACCGCCGCAATCAGCAACGACGACCGGGAGACGGCCATGATGATGAGCAGGCGGAACGCGAAGACCGACGCGAGGGAGACCACGAGCGCGTCGAAGACGAACCGCTGGCCGAGTCCGGTGAACACCGAGACGATGGCGGCGACGGTGACGAACGTCACGATGATGACTTCGCCCGCCAGTGCGAGGAGTGACGAGCGATTGTGCGTCAGTTTCCCGCCGACGAATCGGTCGACGCCGGTCGTCCCGAACGCCGCGACGACAGTGGGGATACCGATGAAGAAGATGCCTTCCCAGGCGTCCCTGCCGAGGAAGAAGATACCCCGCCACGAGCTTTCGAGGTCACCGGAGTCGAACGCCGCGATTCCGGCCATCGCGGCGACGAGCAAGGCGAACCCCAGACTCGTGTACCAGTTGGGCGCGCGGAAGATGAACCGCGACAACCCAGCGAGGTCGCTCTGCGTGGAGGTCATTTTCGGAACAGACAGAGTGGAGTGGGGTAAATCTCTCGTATTATTTCGACCGAAAAAGGATATGAGAGAGGAGATGGGCGTTCGGGGCCACGAGTTTGGCCTCGACCGGCCGAACGTCTCGTTCGCGAGTGGGCGGAGTTACGCTTCGCAGATGGCGATGAAGTTCTCGAAGACTTCCTCACCCTCGTCGGTGTGGGCCACCTCGGGGTGCCACTGGACGCCGTAGAGGTCACGTTCGGTGTCGCTCATCGCCTCGATGGTACACACGTCGCTCGTGGCGGTGTGGGTGAAGCCCTCTGGGACTTCCTTCACTTCGTCGGCGTGACTCGCCCAGACGCGCGTCTCGGGGGCGAGCGAACCGATTAGTGGGTCGTCTTCGTCGAGAATCTCCACGTCCACGTCCGCGTAGCCACCGTAGTCGCCGGACCCGACGCGGCCACCGAGTTCCTCGGCGAGAATCTGCATGCCGAGACAAATGCCGAGGACCGGAACGTCGAGTTCGAGGTAGTCGGCACAGCGGCCGATTCGGTCCATGTCGGGACCACCGGAGAGGACGATACCGTCCGCGTCGATGTCTGCGGGGTCCGTGTCGTTGTCGACGAGTTCGGTGTCGACGCCGAGGTCACGGAGTGCGCGCCGTTCGAGGTGGGTAAACTGCCCGTGGTTGTCGATGACGACGATGCGGGTCATGAGCGGGATTGGACTACCGTGCCTAAAAGTGGTTCGAAGAGTGGTCGAGATGCGCGTATCCGTGCATCATATTGGCATATCGACCGGGAAAACCCCGGGTGGCGTTCGGGGAAGACGCTATCCGTCGCCGAACCGGTCTCGTGCCGACTGAAAGCCCATCTCTTCTAGCTCTTTCGTCCGCCGCGCTTCACGTGCAGCGATGGCTTCCGGGTCGGGCGAAGCGTCGTCGTCGGTGCGGGCGAACGACTTGTGGACTTTCGTGTGACACCATCGGCACAGTGCGACGGTAATCTCGTGAGAGGGCTTGTCGCCGGTGCGACTCCCGTACGAGAGGTGATGTTCTTCGAGTAGGGGGCGTGCCGTCGAGTCGTGTGCCATACGGACCTCTTCGAGGCCACAGCGAGTGCACTCGCGGCCGCTGGTGGTCGAAGCGTAGTGCGGGCAGTCGCGGAAGTCGCAGTCCTCGTCTGCGGCGACGCACTCGTAACCGACTCGTGCGCGTTCGCGGGCGAACGCCGGGTCTCTATCGGCGTACTCGCGGGCGAGACGGCAGTGCCCGTCGCTGGTGAGGTGGTCACACCGGCCGGCGTGGTCGTAGGGGTCGTCGACACCCACGGGCGTGCCTGTCGGCGTCTGTTCCATGCACCGGGGTCAGACCGGCGCGTGTGTAAACGTTGCTCTCGACTGTCAGACGGTCTGCGGTCGGGTCAGGAGAACCCTCCCGAAACCCTGAATGTCGATTCGTCGATGGTTTCATCATCTACTCTGTCATAACGCAGGATAGTGAGGCTCGTACACCGACAGAACGGCGACCACACGACGCTCGCCTCGAACGTCGAAACCGCCGATTCGTTCCTCTCGAAGGCCCGTGGACTGATGTTCCGCGGGTCCGTCCCCGAAGATTACGCACTCGTCTTCCGATTCGACGACGCCGACAGACACAGTCTCCACATGATGTTCGTTCCGTTCGACATCGACGCGCTGTTTCTCATCGGCGACGAAGTCAAGCAGAAGAAACGCCTGTCTGCGTGGACCGGCATCGGATTCGGAATGGCCGACACCATCATCGAACTCCCCGCCGGTGCGGCCGAAGACGTCGAACCGGGTGACCTCGTCGAACTCGCGGAGTGAGATAGACACAGTTGCGCACGCGACTGCCAGACGTAGCGTCCACGACTGCTGTTGTGCAGGAGTACGGGACGTGACGGCCATCTCCGACGTGACACCAATTTCTGTCGGAACCATCTCTTTTATACATTCTTCGACAAATGTGTTCAATTACTATGTCGGAAGATACCACACCGACGGAGGATAGAGTAAGTCGTCGCGAGACGGCTGGCTGTGAAATTCGACGGTTCTAACCTACAAGGACACGATTCTACCGTGAACGAACGATTCGGGAAGACCCCCGAGCTACGCACTTCTGATTCGGTACAGCTGTTAGATACGACGCTTCGCGACGGCGAGCAAGCGCCCGGTGTCTCGTTGACGCCGGACGAGAAGGCAGACATCGCGCGCGCACTCGACCGAGCACAGGTCGATTACATCGAGGCGGGAAGCGCCTGCACCGGCCCCGGCGAGCGCGAGACCATCAAGCGCGTCACGTCACTCGGCCTCGACGCGACGGTGACGAGTTTCGCCCGTGGCGTGCAAGGCGACATCGACCTTGCGCTCGACTGCGACGTGGGCGGCATCACGCTCGTGGTTCCGGCGAGCGAACGCCACATCGAGTCGAAGGTCGGGACGACCCGCGAGGGCGTCGTCCAGACGACCGACGAACTCGTCGCGTACGCCAAAGACCACGGCCTCTGGGTCGAAGTCATCGGCGAAGACGGGTCTCGGGCGTCCCCCGGGTTCCTCGAAGAACTGGCACGCACGTCTCACGACGCCGGTGCCGACCGATTCTGTTTCGCCGACACGGTCGGTCACACCAGTCCCGAGCACACGTACGACGTGGTCTCGCGTCTCGCTGAGTACGGGCCGACGTCGACGCACACCCACGACGACCTGGGACTCGCGATGGCGAACGTCCACGCCAGTCTGGCCGCAGGTGCGGACCTCGTCCACACGACGGTCAACGGCATCGGTGAACGCGCCGGCAACGTCGCCCTCGAAGAAGTTGCAATCGCGCTTGCCCACTGCTACGACGTCGAGAGCGTCAAACTCGACGAGCTCTACGCACTGGCACAGAAGGTGGCCCACGCGACTGGTGTCGCACTCCCGCCAAACAAGGCCGTCGTCGGGCAGAACGCGTTCACCCACGAGAGCGGCATCCACACGGACGGCACGCTCAAAGACGACGCGATGTACGAACCGTACCCGCCAGAGACGGTGGGGCGCGAACGACGACTCGTCCTCGGAAAACACGCCGGGCGCGCCGGCGTGAAGGCGGCACTCGACGAACACGGTGTCGACGCCACCGACGAGGAAGTCGCCGCCGTCGTCAGTCGAGTCAAGGAACTCGGCGACCGCGGAAAACGCGTCACCGACGCCGACCTACTCGCGTTCGCTGAAGACGTGCAGGGACGTGAACGCGACCGACAGGTCGAACTCCTCGACCTCACGGCCGCATCCGGCGGTGGCACGCCGACTGCCAGCGTCAGGCTCCGGGTCGACGGCGACGAACGCGTCGCATCCGGCACCGGGTCCGGTCCGGTCGACGCTGCGGTGAAAGCCGTCAGAAAAGCACTCGGCCCAGACGCCGACGCCCAACTCGACGATTACCACGTCGACGCCATCACCGGCGGCACCGACGCCGTCGTGACCGTCGAAGTGACCATGTCGCTCGGCGACCGGAGCGTCTCCGTCGCCGCGTCGGACGCCGACATCACGCGAGCGAGTGTGCAGGCGATGGTCGATGCACTCGACCGACTCCTCGAAACGACCGAGACGACGCCAGAACCCGCATCCGCGGACGACTAACTGGCGACGCGTCTTCTTCGCGACGCGCCACCGACCGCGTTCAGCGCGTTTCTTTGGCGACGAGGTAGGTCC is drawn from Haloferax litoreum and contains these coding sequences:
- a CDS encoding (R)-citramalate synthase, translated to MNERFGKTPELRTSDSVQLLDTTLRDGEQAPGVSLTPDEKADIARALDRAQVDYIEAGSACTGPGERETIKRVTSLGLDATVTSFARGVQGDIDLALDCDVGGITLVVPASERHIESKVGTTREGVVQTTDELVAYAKDHGLWVEVIGEDGSRASPGFLEELARTSHDAGADRFCFADTVGHTSPEHTYDVVSRLAEYGPTSTHTHDDLGLAMANVHASLAAGADLVHTTVNGIGERAGNVALEEVAIALAHCYDVESVKLDELYALAQKVAHATGVALPPNKAVVGQNAFTHESGIHTDGTLKDDAMYEPYPPETVGRERRLVLGKHAGRAGVKAALDEHGVDATDEEVAAVVSRVKELGDRGKRVTDADLLAFAEDVQGRERDRQVELLDLTAASGGGTPTASVRLRVDGDERVASGTGSGPVDAAVKAVRKALGPDADAQLDDYHVDAITGGTDAVVTVEVTMSLGDRSVSVAASDADITRASVQAMVDALDRLLETTETTPEPASADD
- a CDS encoding DNA-directed RNA polymerase subunit P, whose product is MSYKCSRCKRDVELDEFGGVRCPYCGHRVLLKERSPNVKEVNVE
- a CDS encoding HVO_0649 family zinc finger protein, coding for MSIRRTPRGTTALDRLRERYTDVERVCSKCGHVDTDGGWSAKTTGSTVLYRHICPSCGAIETRTLSLK
- a CDS encoding DUF2070 family protein; this encodes MTSTQSDLAGLSRFIFRAPNWYTSLGFALLVAAMAGIAAFDSGDLESSWRGIFFLGRDAWEGIFFIGIPTVVAAFGTTGVDRFVGGKLTHNRSSLLALAGEVIIVTFVTVAAIVSVFTGLGQRFVFDALVVSLASVFAFRLLIIMAVSRSSLLIAAVPASIQTLTAAALLFVYSGTLRFFEVGGPILDAYLLPYLARPDRAPPELSAIALTHFQLLAITCVIYSLGVYAFLRIVDRPWRRSLGVSVLDFIRGFIGHVAEGTRELEDFFEQLGQEAIVPVTVLSFRRDDGTEKARFVLPMIHPGPMGEIGGGNFPERVARRAEGLAFPPHATAGHDFNLVTEREVDVVLDAADAAYEDIEYTGEATESVRVESGDAKMLGQSFGDDAVLVSTYAPMFADDVEYAVGLSAAAEARTTGLENVLLVDAHNCNNGLQGPDLGHVTPGSKRSFDMISAAGLAGEHLGASSRGALTLGTAWEQTEWVPREGIGPLGIRVAVTEVNGQVTAYVLIDGNNMEPGLRDYIVDDLTNGPNALADVAEVMTTDTHIVNTVEAENQVGAAIDHDELLATITDLVETAVADQEPVTAGMATQRAEVTIFGNDRTETLASHANAVVSMGGALALAVILASMAVSLLVFFLA
- a CDS encoding DUF7097 family protein, with the protein product MEQTPTGTPVGVDDPYDHAGRCDHLTSDGHCRLAREYADRDPAFARERARVGYECVAADEDCDFRDCPHYASTTSGRECTRCGLEEVRMAHDSTARPLLEEHHLSYGSRTGDKPSHEITVALCRWCHTKVHKSFARTDDDASPDPEAIAAREARRTKELEEMGFQSARDRFGDG
- a CDS encoding KEOPS complex subunit Pcc1 translates to MRSAHSASLEFDYPDERRAHVVERSVAVEVGEIDDARSSARVHREGRTVVVTVDAGDVVALRAGVNTWIRLVETAEAVAAASESRSQSA
- a CDS encoding NAD-dependent epimerase/dehydratase family protein, producing MTKHLVVGAGPVGLAVAEHLRERDEDVVVVTRHVKHTLPEGVEHRRVDVSDPTVAAEAFADADVVYQCAQPPYDSWPELFPDLTRGIVEGVEAADARLVVAENLYMYGEVDARLTEDLPYAATGPKGRTRAACARMVLDAHDEGRIEATIGRASDFFGPRVRESAVGEQVFGAAVAGKRAMVFGTPKYPHTYTYVPDFARALVLLGERDEALGEAWHVPNPETVSTRRFVDFVYDAAGADPGFPHIVAASGLVLTLGSYVSSPLKELSEQRYSFEAPFIVDDSKFRDAFGDAVTATPLETAIEETVEWYREQGVAAEPIRLGTDSDQSPEATQQ
- a CDS encoding YdhR family protein, which encodes MEIVFITFESELRLEEVEARFRARTRQFRDMGGLLQKFYVHDEQRGRNGGIYVFDSEASRDALFESEIHANLRDAPDVHDLDIVTFHVLFPLYEFGDVSTPTDTQP
- a CDS encoding DUF3194 domain-containing protein, whose protein sequence is MPEPTDEEVVQTAAEAAEGLIFARFKQSRVTDFDVTVTFEDGVLDVDVYINAPDDAENAEAVADEAARTAQEAVDELFAAADDE
- a CDS encoding DUF192 domain-containing protein translates to MRLVHRQNGDHTTLASNVETADSFLSKARGLMFRGSVPEDYALVFRFDDADRHSLHMMFVPFDIDALFLIGDEVKQKKRLSAWTGIGFGMADTIIELPAGAAEDVEPGDLVELAE
- a CDS encoding 50S ribosomal protein L37ae, producing the protein MADKKARSVGSAGRFGARYGRVARRRVKEIEAEMRNAKVDGDDVTRVGTGIWKNEKTGEVFTGGTYRPQTPAGKQVRRSIRAALTGDSE
- a CDS encoding prefoldin subunit beta; amino-acid sequence: MQGSLPPEAQEKLEELQNLQETAQNVSEQKQSSETALNEAKTALETLEDVDADSTMYREVGELLIETDYEAAQEDLEEKVESLEVRVEQLTKQESRVQEKFESLQEELQQMLQGGGAGPMGPGGA
- a CDS encoding GMP synthase subunit A; the protein is MTRIVVIDNHGQFTHLERRALRDLGVDTELVDNDTDPADIDADGIVLSGGPDMDRIGRCADYLELDVPVLGICLGMQILAEELGGRVGSGDYGGYADVDVEILDEDDPLIGSLAPETRVWASHADEVKEVPEGFTHTATSDVCTIEAMSDTERDLYGVQWHPEVAHTDEGEEVFENFIAICEA